The sequence ccatattaagtgtcggttgtattgtgtgtttctttcctttaaattatcatagaaaactttaaagcatccttgtacaaactctgatgaatgagtgcgatcatcacttatgtagaagtgatactctcttacaacgtttctatcctcctatgtgctatcatctacatgcatgaatattatgtgtacaaaaataaaagcttgtgtagaatgataatacatagattgcacttcattttgaggttgtagtgtataattttcataaaaatcaataatagagacaatgttaccaagagaaaatgtgtccttacataactttaattgctcatctaaccttcgatctctatgtgtatgcattatgtactcataaactagtttctcttgaaatattttcataaattcagctacacatatcatttttcactagctcacttctcttcaaatattttccatctttaactccatatgtgactgtcttgtattttccaaaagaaactagtttcctaccaatttcatgtgtgctctccaaatgtacacatcttggtaaatgttgcaaccaccacatatagcacaaaaaccttccaaacaaggcatcttatagtaaatgccaccatcatgtctattacatagcacacttgaaaaaAATTCTCTAACAGAGTTAgtaggtgcttgtatattgcactcttgcaaaacattgttagtgtgcaaagtagaacaaatatgatgaaaaatatcatagtacatggaaaattcaatatgcatcctacaacaatacGTGGTGcttacatgattaatcttaatataaaaaggttttgccatttcaaaaaatctttgagaaattcttatttgaggaaacttttgaaggaatctttcataaaattttgtttgagtcatatccaaatagtgtttggcatgtgtcTCATGTTTTGTAGAcccgattcaccttctaacaacatctctttggttgggtgaagctcttgtgttgtcatgccaaaaaaattcaattaatgttcttagtgcatcaacaataaccttgtctttgtgtggtagtctacctaaGAATGCCCAAAGACAATTATTGTTAGGTTACTCTATTTTTTCTTtcctctgtaatgctttacttaatgttgttctactaacgtttaatgacttacttgttttgcttatcaaactatcttttttttttcttgctcattatggttgatgtaatgacacgtcaagtagaattagaatctttagtatgtgattttgaacctacagcttgatatgcatcaaatagatctctcacaatagttctttcactgttacttttagatgatcttaggcctagaagtttcattgtctctctaaaattcaaatttttaatcatttgaacaattaattgacatcttgcggtttgatttaagttttcaaaatagttttaccatattattttaaccattctcctacaagttcattcattcattttatcaggcattggcttcaatatattctcatcaatctcaattagatactttggttttctatgaatgattctaggaggtgttaacattagtgcattgtgtacattcaattcatcaaatagagaaggtgtatgttcattatttaattgattattcaatgtggtatcttcttcaattgcattaggttcatacggtaaatcaaatgtctcttcttcaattgcattaggtgcattatgttcatttggtcaattgaattgagatgttgaggatgatataccttcttctcctattgttcttatgttacataatttcttcatatgttgcctttgtacctctcgttgttccatcattcctcacttgttctttcccatggttgataacAGTTTTCCtacatagaatcatattacatatatatgtaaacaaaagttcataaacaaacaaataaccataaatatgcatcttatcattatttttttgaatcaaaactattaaataatcacaataatattgacaaagctaataagaacaacaattcaatcatttgaaatcatgcaaaaaagaaaTCCCTTACTTCTATGTAtgaaacagtgatagaagtgcagacacagttgcagtggggccttcaacgacctcaaaaatattttttgaggccattgaggctcttaggaaaataaaactatgtctaagtacctcgtacgcactatattaataaccgtgtgcacattgttagtccctaaaatgttggcaagcccaacggtattttttttcaCCCTGTACTAATAATTATCGCATACatgctcctatgccttaaaaatgttatggaaaGGTATcaaactaataggttcagtaccccatAAACACTTTCAAGTAATAAGTAGCGTGTAcgtgctcctacgccttaaaaatgttatggcaaggcagggaactaataggctcagtacctcgtacatgctatttatagtaaagaaaatgtgaaggaaaagggagggagggagagagagagagagagagagagagagagaggggggggggagagggagaggggggagaagggggagagagagaggagggggagggagCAAGGGAGGGACAGAAGAaatggtatggaggaagggagaaggggagggagggagggaaggagagaagaaggggtatggaggaagggataaggagaCAGAGAGAGGGGGCGGAAACATAGTTTTccatcaatttggtttctttgatggttttcttctATCCCTTTCCAGGCTCCAAGTCTActcctctagacttctaagggcttccctaccatttgtttgcttgtctcaccttcctcaagctcacaaagtaagcttgttcactaaaACCTTGCAAGGGTTTAGAACACACACACATTCACTCtctttttgcaaaaccacccatcttgtttggtttagcaaacttttccctatggttacacaatgtctcattttcaggcttgtagccttctgggtctTTTCCCAGTTCTCAACAGTTTCCTtcccctacaagttatctccttcaaattactgatacctagccggactatcaccaagctcgcctaggctcagtatgcagaaatggcgattgccatttcctcgtctctctcaaatgaaaacctactgtacATTTCTGGCTCTACTTGACAATCTCCAAAGATCTTGTGGATTTTCAAGTCAGAGCCATTTGATTATTGCAAACAGGgaacaaaaactgaaaaggaaagctttatttacagatCCCAAATTTATGCATGAGTTCAAACCAACAACTCACAGAACAgagaaatgaaacaattacattagCAGCATATGTGAAACGAATAGAAATCAAAACTCTAATTGAAAACCAGAAAATGGTCTTCTCTATTGCATTCTAGAAAAACAAAAAGTGTTCTCTGAGGCAATCGAAAAACAATGATCAATGATTCACAATCAAAGATCCACAATTAACCATTCACCTCTTAcagatgcccattgggtctttttatacatacatcctctgtttggaactcctcctattggatgaGATAAATCTCGTTACCAACGGTCTCCATTTGCAACTGCACCAACGGTTTGAGATTTAaccatctgatcttccttgatctctttctgcgCTCTGTcacatggcaccccctgattggctctagggtccctaccctgccaccttagcatggcctcactaGCCGCCTGAAATGAAGCTCTCTTGTTGGGTCCCACCTTGGTTGCCAAGTCACAGAGGATAACCTTCATGCATCTCGCCATAGCAGTATAGCAACAATCATTCAATCATCCCAGACTTTCTCACCCATTAACTCACCTGAGTTGCTCTCTTGTCGGGTCCCACCAATTGGTCGCCAAGTCACAGGGAATAACTTTCGTGCATCTCTCTATTGCGGTATAGCAACCATTATAGGATCATCTGCGATCACCGTCCAAatataggtcaagttaatcatcggGAAAACTGGAAACTACTCCTTCCGATACCCAATAATAATACTTCGAGCACTGACGACTTATCGAGTCATcggggtaagtgtgaaccactccaaACTCTGGCGAACTCGTTGGGGTAAGACTTGCTGATTgagggtaggtcttgccgataagagaaATTTTTAAAACTGCAATTAAACTCACCATACAAATGGATTAGagctagtccttatgtatttacatgaccattggaaggtctcacaagccaaaattggttaagggaatttcaacccttaggtgctcctggaTACCaagatactctctctctctctcacacacacacacacacaccccttaggtcatatggtgtcctgaggggccatatggaatcctaggaccccttagtacaccatatggtgtcgttatgggtcttatggtgtcttaaggggtcatatggtgtcctaaggggtcataggacaccatatgacctctaaggaaaTAATATAACcgctaatgacacctaaggggtcatatggtgtcctaaggggtcatagaacaccatacgacccataacgatgccatatagagtcctaaggggtcatatggtgtcctaagggatcgtagaacaccatatgacccataacgacacctaaggggtcatatggagccctaaggggtcataagacaccatatgaccccttagtataccatacaacccataaagattatccaaccaatacatccacatgatccaaagaaaccaatacgttcatcttcttcaaacattctactttatatcctatcttctttattaaaagaaagaaagttgagcaccttgtcaatcttcttatcacctcatctatatgcaaacaaaaagaagatatattgtaGGAGCCTCCCCATAACCATTTATAAATTATGTCATATAATTCTCTTGATTAATAAATGacagctaataaaatgatatattattttaaGTTATGAATATAGAACATCAACAATAGAACATCGATAGTTTTGTTTTGATATAGCTAAATtagacaattgtcaacataagagagactccaagcgaacaaacaatgaggcttcgctaaaaagcaagtgtaagagcttgacctaaccctaagagtactgcctttctaaagcatatgatgctattaaatttgcaaggctataggactgatctcgattgtgactataggaattacacacttgatttctttcatgggtatgtacccttccaggccttttgacaagtgatgatcatcatatactaccactaccatgcttacaacaaacttcaatttctCTAGATGATAGGCGTTGTGTAACagcatgggaactcttgcatacccatcACTATCATTCTTtgtgacatcatctatgttactctccctctttctcttcctactagttttttccttctaaaaaacatattgcggATATTCCGACTCATCATTTTGCTTtcttgacactattttccacatctcctCTGCTTATTacaaacacattcgagaagaatcttgctacaggtttccttgtttgtcacggtaatacacccgtggttcaatttcagacccttcttcctcctattcaatatgcacacacaaatccatcaatcaattttcttaggagagcatacatgataaaaatcaaagaggaagttgcaaacaagaaataaattcacttacttctatagaagtgcagacacagttgcagtggggtatggagggagggagggatggggtatggagagagagagagagagagagacttacatacacacatatgtgtgtatatatatacttaatatattatatattattatatataaaaattatatattatatgtatatacacatattatatatacaatatcatattatacacactcccgaaatttaaacaaacttagcacatacgtgttgtttatagtaaacatagcgcgtacacattgtttatagttaagatagagtgtatgtgcttcttacaccataagtaccccatacgcactttttataccataggtaccccgtacgtacttttgactgtttaggcttggaaataggcttggataacaaagctacggtttggaagtttgatttccctccatttccctcctttttgatgtgttttattttatcaacttggtttcttgactttgtcatcatcaggtttacacttcatcaagtgggtatttctaaaattgtcaccatattttcacccatcttctgagatttctaaccatataattgtttttaaatttgaacaacaataacatattattattgaatttcttttactagtgtctccatagttctcatagacataggtgcaccatttttttaataacgtttgatatacttatccaaattttaaaaactttatatattattgtagtgcacttgattctttacaattttacaaaaatatatattttcgaATTTTTTAGTGCAACATATGCTTCgcgcacaaacaggtacctaattttcagaatgtgcttgattggaaaaatcctataaaaaaatactcaacaaaaaattacaaaaaaatacacatcttctagtgctcactcttagctatctatctaccaaaggatttgtcaaaatactaaatctaaccatgacttttttgatgcacatgtcagacactatgttatgtttttcaaaaaaaatcagggtttttttttcatgcacgaaggatttgacccccttaaaattatccaattttgaaaaagtttagtagtttggaaacaatttttaaagtactacaatatttgttctttgattatcttcatgtcttgagtggatgactttcaaattttgcctccaagttcaagttcacctgattttttttttttttaaaagtgtccacttatacccccattgtttaccaccatctttgtgcacttacccctgtAGAAGAAACATGGACTAGAATCTAACAAAACTACTACCATTTACAAATGGTTTCTGGAAcaagctttttgatgatatgtggaagTCAAAAAATGGAGATCGTATGACCAAGTAATGAGGAAAAAATCGAAGGTAGCTTTTTATGACTTGAGAGGTCAAACTAGTCAAAGTTGGCCAGATTGTTAATGTGGTAGTCAAACTGTTGATGTGGCACCCTAGTGGCACTACTAATATGAAAAACAAATTCTCCGCATAAAAATTGACCTCCCTTTGCAAAACCAAATATTCTCCAAAAGATTCCTTGACAAAACAATAGGGCTCTTCCAAATTTAGCAATCAATAAAATTGGtgaaagaaaaatgaaacttggcaTAAACCTTCAAAAATTGATGAGGTCACCAAGAGTACATGCCTAAACAACAAGGACTCTTGCACACGGTTGTACATGCCCTGGCCCTTTTTTATTCTTCATTTCTTTTAACCTtgcttttaaaaacaaaaattacaTCTCCTTTAAAAATAGTATTCAATGAAAAATTCAAAGCACTTTTTCTGAAACATTCAAATGACgataaaaaattattttagaaTATTGTCGACGCATGTACTGATGCAAGTACAAATCCTTATAGTCACATTAAAAACAATGCACAGATCCCAAAAACACTTCTAATTTTTTAGTCTCTAATTTTGATGATTTGGTAGGTATTTTTAGGGTTCTCgagccttttgagcatgatggtgatgtCCACTTTGCCTCAATTTGACCAGATTAACTCGAAAATTCAACTGCTTAGATTTTGATGAAACAATAGTTGAACTTAGTATTTTTTTATGCCACGGACCTTATGGTTTATTTTGTTTCACCTCAAAACTGATAAAAAATTGCCCACCACTAGATCCactaaaaagaaaatttgtgaTGTATTACAGTGCTTATGAGCAATTAAAACCCTCAAATCTTGAGAAGGGGCTTGCCGAATCCATGCTTTGAAAACATGTTAAATTTTGCTACACAAGTTCCTGCAAGATGAAATGgcaaacaagaacaccttccacaagagagagttgcacaaaagaatgctatattactcaaaagaaaagaatacaaaatgaattaaatttgtATAATCAGGTGCTTATAAAAAAATCATCTCATTGTAtgataaaatattatttacatAAAAGTCGACCTCCCTTTGTAAAacaaaatattctccaaaagaTTCCTTGACAAATAATTAGGGTGCTTCCAAATTTAGCAATCACTAAAATTAGTGAAAAAGAAGGACACTTGGCATAAACCTTCAAAAATTGATGAGAACAACAAGAGTACATGCCTAAACAACAAGGACTCTTGGACATGGGTGTATGTTGGCCCTTTTTAATTCTTTGTTCCTTTTTTAACCttgcttttttaaaaaaattacacctTTAAAAATAGCATTCAATGAAAAATTGGAAGCATTTCTTTTGAAGCATTAAAATGGTGATGAAAAAATTATTTGCAGAATATTGTTGATGCACATATTGACACGGGTACGGATCCATACAACCACATGAAAAATGATGCACATATCCCACAAAAATGCCtcaaattttcactttcaattttGACGATTATGTGAGTGTTTTTAGGGTTCTCGAGCCTTCTGAATGTGATGGTGATGTTTGTTTTGCCTCAAAATGACTAGATTTTTTAAGTACCTCTAGAACTTTCCTATTAAAATGTGCCCTTAGCTAAATTAACCCCAAAATTCAACTGCTTAGATTTTGATGAAACAATAGTTGATCTTAGGGTTTTTTGAGATTGCAGACGTGATGGTGATGCACATTTCACCTTAGAACTAATAAAAAAATCATCTACCACTAGATCCATTGAAAAGAAAATGTGTGACCATGCAACGCTTCTAGCAACGAAAACCCTCAAAGCTTGAAAAGGGGCTTGCTGAATCCATGCTCTGAtaacatgttgaattttgcaacacaaattCCTTCAAGATCAAATGACAAATAAGAAAACTGTCCACAAGAGAGAGTTGCACAAAAGAATTCTATATTACTCAAAAGGAAAGAATATAGAATGAATtataattgtacaatgaggtgcttataaagaaagcactaTGTTAAATTTAGGAGAGTTAAAGTGCAATCATGAGGAGGCAAATAAGTATCAACTCTAcctaaactagatgcataaaagctaaactaggtgcacaactaaaataagcactcctaagtgaacttaagaaaaaaagCACAACTAGTTGTAAAAAACAACGAATAGCTAAATATTCTATAAGAACTTCATATGCTTAGTTTTTGGCCTTATTTTATATAGACTATGtagatgatgtttatgaattcttctACCTAAAtcataatttcaaaccaaaaatatatatattttgggcTTAATATGTCCATGCATCATGGTTGTTATTTGACACTAGCACTCTTTGTTCTTCAAACCGAAGGCTGTGTCTCCCTTTTGGCTCATGTAATCTCTAAATTGTTGGATAAGGGGATAAGTATTCCCAATTCCTCCAAACAATTGGTTAATGGTCACAGTATTGATTAAATTGATCCACACTCATATTGAGAAGGAGAATAATGTCATTAATTCCATCCAATGTCTAGACATTTTGTGTTAGCCTTTAGGATCAAGCATTCaatgaaaaataaatcaatttgatAGGAAATCCTTTCTTCTATTAATATAGTGATTACACCAATTTGGTTTAAAGTGAATTGATGATGAGGAAGTCTTCCATTTTTAGAAAAATACCTTTTTATTCTTGGTCTTGCCCTCCATGTTTTGTCAAGTTGTGATAGATAGAGTAGAGAGAAACACTAGTTATTGGATTGCCAAAACATTGTCATTGGTTGGTAATTTCTATATTTGTTCCAAAGTGCTTGCTACCATAAATTTGTATTATTCTTTTTGCTTTGTGCCCCACCACCCCCCAAGATTCTTATATTTTCCTTGTAAGTCTCTTAGAAGATTTTCTTTGGGCTAATAGTGAAGGAATTTATGGTTTTCATAAGGTGTGTTGAAATTTATTCTTCCTACATCAGTATTCTAGAGGTTTAACTGCGCTCTTATTTTGAAGACAAGGCATTGACCAAATGGATCACTAGATCTCTTGAAGGCTAGGAAGATTAGAAAATTTTGGTACAACATGTATTAGCTCTAGATTGCTAGTTGTTCATCTAGCCTAAGAGTGCCTTGATTTGGCACTCTTCTTATCATGTGGGATACTATGAAAATTTAGGGCATTTTTGTCATCAAGAGTATTTAAAAAGCCTTGAAAACCATCAAATCATGACTCTATTGGGTAGGAAACTGCCAACTAGCATTttatatataaattgtcaaaactaaTTGCCAATCTTCTACTTGTTAACACCAACTAGtaaacatatatattattaaaattacCACAAGCTACAATACACCTCACAATTTAATTAAAatcaccaacaacaacaaaaatgtaaCCAAAAGTTTTGAATGATAAATTTCTACCTATTATTTGATTTTCATGTACTATATCTtattattcaaatttaaatttcaaaaaccccTTAATATTGTTTTCTATGAAGATCTTCCTTATCTTATTATAGAAAAAAAAACTGTTataatttggaaaaataaataaattaagtcaCAAGAAGATGAACACACCAAGAGCATCAATTTTTTAGACATTAATGAATCAAATCTAACCAACATTAACATGATTCTTCAGCTTAATTCCAAAAACTAAATACTAtatctatttaaatttaatttctatcattTCCTAACTTATCTAGAATTTTTCTTAATTGTATACTTATTAATTACatgtaggggaaaggacccagtagttgtgcaccctaacttcgtgcttctcaaaatcctacgtggaaatttcaaatcactccaatttttttacaacagcttacttggcatgtcccttgcttataactaaggtttcaaggccacatcatcaaatatgatgccacatcaacatgctttttgccaaggtgtccaaaacagcccaaaaaaaaagtgagaccaataggtgtgcaaaagggccccaatacttgtgcagcggatgtggcatcacatgattggttacttttcacaacaaatggtatatttcattcaattattggtacttatcatacaactattcgTGCAATGTTAGACAAAGtttggacattaaatcagcaagtatggggtattaaatcaacaacttatATCACAAAAATTGAAATGTGCTCAACTTCCATTTATATAGAAAAAAATCATATCCCTGCAATCATTTTCTAACTCATCTCTTACAACTACtaagaaaaacataaaaattaaaattttcttacTATTATTCAATTTCCGTCCTTGATATCTtattattcaaattttaaatttcaaaaaaaggcCTTAATATCTTTTTCATTTAATGTGAAGATCTTCTTTGTCCTATTACAGAGAAAACATGTTATAATTTGAAAACAACTAAATTAAACTAAGTATGACTGAAGTTCGTCATGAATGATGTATTAACGATACTGAGGACAGTTTTTTCTGTACTCCATTCATGTCGTTTACCAAGATTCGAGACAACAATGCAAATAATGAGATTTTTGTGATGTACAAGTAAGCTTCTCCTGTCCTCAAATTTCATGTGGAGTTTCCTGCAATGAAAGTACTCTTGGAATGCTTCCTTTGTCTTTTACTCATAAATCCTGCAAACGTCAAAACAACTTCTTCTTTTTTACTTTAGACAATGGATGGATACGGTCTTCTGATTGAAGGGCTGTGTGGTTCTCTTAAAATCTAATTCCACTATTGTTGTGGTTTAGAAAAGAACTTCTATTTTGCCCCCAAATGTCTATATGTGGAACTCATTTATGCAGTCATTGACGTTTTAGAcctttgaataaatacatttattaaaCTTGTACTAGAAAGAGGATTCCGTAGATCAAATAATGTTACAAATGACCAATACAACTAAAATTGGTATTTCTCAAGCAGCTTCCTCCCACCTTCCTTGGCTACTCTCAACCACCAGAAAGACCTTTACTTGTGTTTGGTAGTCAAGATTTTTTCCATTGAAATATTATTTAAGAGTAGAGAGGCTGATTGAGGAGTACCAAGGCTTAGAGTAGTTGATAGTGGTAGAAAACAAGATTCATCTATAGTTTAGAGAATAGGAGAAGCAAGCTAGGAATTTATCAAAGATGTCTTCAATGTTGGATGTTAATGATGGGTGTTGGTATTATGGTTCTCTCGGCAGTCCAAACAAGAGCATTGATCAGTATGGTCCTAATGAGCATACTGATATTGATCATGGCATTGCTGAAGATGAAAAGTCCAAGTCCAAGCAACCCATAGCAAGGaataagaaaatattgaaagaagAAAGTAGTAATGGTAGTAGTCCATGTTTTGAGTCAAAAGATTTTGATTCAGCTAAAATCTCTGAGGAAGATGCAGAAAAGGAGGCTGAGTGTCTTGCAAGTATGTTTAGAGcattggatgaagatggtgatGGAAGAGTTAGTTCAGATGAGATAGTGAGGTTTTTAGAGAGATTAAGTCTGGAAATGCCCAAGGAGGAGGTGGAATTGGCTGTGAGATCAGTGTCTGCATGTGGTGATGATTTTCTGACTGCAATTGAGTTTGATGAGTTTTATAGAATCCTATTTGCAGAAAAGGAAGGGGAAGCTGAAAATCTTAAGGTTGAAGAGAAGGCAATCTGTGAGGCATTTAATGTGTTTGATCAAAATGGAGATGGGTTTATCAGTGCAATGGTGTTGGCTGATGTTCTCTCCAGGTTGGGTTTTGTGGAGGGGAAAGATTTGAGTTGTTGCGAGAGCATGATCGAGAGTGTAGATTATAATGGAGATGGGTTTGTGGATATT is a genomic window of Cryptomeria japonica chromosome 7, Sugi_1.0, whole genome shotgun sequence containing:
- the LOC131059940 gene encoding calmodulin-like protein 3, whose amino-acid sequence is MSSMLDVNDGCWYYGSLGSPNKSIDQYGPNEHTDIDHGIAEDEKSKSKQPIARNKKILKEESSNGSSPCFESKDFDSAKISEEDAEKEAECLASMFRALDEDGDGRVSSDEIVRFLERLSLEMPKEEVELAVRSVSACGDDFLTAIEFDEFYRILFAEKEGEAENLKVEEKAICEAFNVFDQNGDGFISAMVLADVLSRLGFVEGKDLSCCESMIESVDYNGDGFVDIHEFRHLITRTTSGANPCLQCVAAV